From the genome of Spirosomataceae bacterium TFI 002, one region includes:
- a CDS encoding 3-oxoacyl-[acyl-carrier protein] reductase, translating to MNLDLSQKNALVCGGTDGIGWATAVELANLGANICLFARNEEKLKDRLSQLHKTDRQKHHYLVADFSSLSNVQKALENSDNKFHILVNNTGGPTGGKIIEEAPEKFAATFEQHLMINQFLSQKVVPFMKSEGFGRIVNIISVSVKQPILGLGVSNTVRWAVASWAKTLSKELSHTGITVNNVLPGFTKTGRLDQVNKMRAENESKSIAEVEKVIEANIPSGRFAMPEEVAAAVAFLCSPIAQSINGINLPVDGGFSATL from the coding sequence ATGAATCTTGATTTATCTCAAAAAAATGCCCTTGTATGTGGCGGTACAGACGGAATTGGCTGGGCTACAGCAGTAGAGTTGGCTAACTTAGGTGCAAATATTTGCCTTTTTGCCAGAAATGAAGAAAAGCTAAAAGATAGACTTTCGCAGCTTCATAAAACTGACAGACAAAAGCATCACTATTTGGTTGCTGATTTTTCCAGTCTTTCGAATGTTCAAAAAGCCCTAGAGAACAGTGACAATAAATTTCACATTTTAGTTAACAATACTGGAGGTCCCACTGGAGGTAAAATAATTGAAGAAGCACCCGAGAAGTTTGCGGCTACTTTTGAGCAACACCTCATGATTAATCAATTTTTGAGTCAAAAGGTAGTTCCCTTTATGAAAAGTGAAGGTTTTGGCAGAATTGTAAATATTATCTCGGTTTCAGTTAAGCAACCTATTCTTGGGCTTGGAGTTTCCAATACCGTGAGGTGGGCGGTTGCTAGCTGGGCAAAAACACTTTCAAAAGAACTGAGCCATACTGGAATAACTGTGAATAATGTTTTACCAGGTTTTACCAAAACAGGTCGCCTTGATCAGGTGAATAAAATGAGAGCTGAGAACGAAAGTAAATCCATAGCAGAAGTGGAAAAAGTGATCGAAGCCAATATCCCTAGTGGACGATTTGCTATGCCTGAAGAAGTTGCAGCTGCTGTAGCATTTCTATGCTCTCCTATAGCTCAATCTATCAATGGAATTAACCTGCCTGTAGATGGAGGATTTAGTGCTACGTTATAA
- a CDS encoding Mechanosensitive ion channel, protein MDISKFIDSKFFEFALSFVALVVFFILREVSRKVILRQEKKHDLDRSRSVYINKFFNFTWLVLLLVAFGFIWNVSFKGLFASFFAIAGVALFANWSILSNATASVILFFNFPFKIGAKIRIMDKDDSVEGVVKDISFFAIIIQTEEGHIASYPNNVAIQKAIIHLNANVDGEELPL, encoded by the coding sequence ATGGATATTTCAAAATTTATCGACAGCAAGTTCTTCGAGTTCGCCCTATCATTCGTAGCGTTAGTTGTGTTCTTTATTCTAAGAGAAGTATCTCGCAAGGTCATTTTGAGACAAGAAAAAAAGCACGATTTAGATCGTTCTCGATCAGTATATATCAACAAGTTTTTCAATTTCACTTGGTTAGTACTACTGCTTGTAGCATTCGGTTTTATATGGAATGTATCCTTTAAAGGCTTATTTGCGTCCTTTTTTGCGATTGCTGGTGTTGCATTATTTGCCAACTGGTCAATCCTTAGTAACGCAACTGCTTCGGTAATTTTGTTTTTCAATTTTCCTTTTAAAATTGGAGCAAAAATAAGAATCATGGATAAAGATGATTCAGTAGAAGGAGTTGTGAAAGATATCAGCTTCTTTGCTATCATTATTCAAACGGAGGAAGGTCATATTGCATCTTACCCAAACAATGTTGCGATTCAAAAAGCTATTATTCACCTCAATGCCAATGTTGACGGAGAGGAATTGCCGCTTTAA
- a CDS encoding Peroxiredoxin produces the protein MALTESTMMPIGTKAPAFTLPDSVSGNLYSMPEMQGSKGTVVMFICNHCPYVIHVNEEIVKIANEFSTKGIQFIGISSNDAEKYPMDGPGAMKVHAQEVGYPFPYLYDESQEVARAYDAACTPDFYVFDNKLKLAYRGRLDASSPGNGKPLTGADLRGALNAILAEQFVSEIQYPSMGCNIKWKA, from the coding sequence ATGGCTCTCACAGAATCTACAATGATGCCAATAGGCACTAAAGCACCTGCATTTACACTTCCTGACTCGGTTTCTGGCAACCTTTATTCAATGCCCGAAATGCAGGGATCAAAAGGAACTGTGGTTATGTTTATTTGCAATCATTGCCCATATGTGATTCACGTGAATGAGGAAATAGTAAAAATTGCCAATGAATTTTCAACCAAAGGAATCCAATTTATAGGTATAAGCTCAAATGACGCCGAAAAGTACCCTATGGATGGTCCTGGAGCCATGAAAGTTCATGCTCAGGAAGTTGGGTATCCTTTCCCGTATTTATACGATGAATCTCAAGAAGTAGCCCGAGCATATGACGCAGCTTGTACACCCGATTTTTATGTTTTTGACAATAAACTAAAACTGGCTTACCGTGGCAGATTAGATGCTTCCTCTCCAGGAAATGGAAAACCACTTACAGGTGCTGACCTAAGAGGAGCGTTAAATGCAATTCTAGCAGAACAATTTGTATCGGAGATTCAATACCCAAGTATGGGCTGTAATATTAAGTGGAAGGCTTAA
- a CDS encoding Gluconate 2-dehydrogenase subunit 3 encodes MKRRDLLKNITLGTAGIAVSGKALASEPQAKLKPIKEDLPDAAGGKQDVEIAHDKKLMEEVFFDQHEMATLAVLSDIIIPADKTSGSATDAGVPDFLEFIVKDMPHYQVPVRGGLRWLDSESRKQKGKRFIDLSAADRIFIVDQIAYPKKAKPEMSQGVNFFNTMRNLVATGFYTSEIGVKDLDFQGNVPNMWDGVPADVLKKHNLSYDDWEKHLAK; translated from the coding sequence ATGAAAAGAAGAGACTTATTAAAAAACATAACACTCGGAACAGCAGGAATTGCGGTAAGCGGAAAAGCCCTTGCGAGTGAACCTCAGGCCAAATTGAAGCCAATAAAAGAAGACCTGCCTGATGCTGCCGGTGGTAAACAGGATGTAGAAATTGCCCATGATAAAAAACTCATGGAAGAGGTTTTCTTTGATCAGCATGAGATGGCAACTTTGGCTGTATTGAGCGATATCATTATTCCAGCAGACAAAACTAGCGGAAGTGCAACTGATGCTGGTGTACCTGACTTTTTGGAGTTTATTGTGAAGGATATGCCTCACTATCAAGTTCCTGTGCGTGGTGGACTTCGTTGGTTAGATAGCGAATCTAGAAAACAAAAAGGGAAGAGGTTTATTGATTTGAGTGCTGCTGATCGTATTTTTATCGTAGATCAAATTGCTTATCCAAAGAAAGCGAAACCAGAAATGAGTCAAGGTGTAAATTTCTTCAATACGATGAGAAATTTGGTAGCTACTGGTTTTTATACCTCCGAAATAGGAGTTAAAGATTTAGATTTTCAAGGCAATGTTCCCAATATGTGGGACGGCGTACCAGCCGATGTTCTTAAAAAGCACAATCTCAGTTACGACGACTGGGAGAAGCATTTGGCGAAGTAA
- a CDS encoding Choline dehydrogenase, with product METFQIKESAKEFDVVIVGSGAGGGMAAYQLTKAGAKVCLLEAGGYYDPADAKYITQLKNPWDSPRRGASSKFRSFGDFDAAWGGWQLEGEPYTQEKDSDFWWFRSRMLGGRTNHWGRISLRFGPKDFKRKSIDGLGDDWPISYEDIAPYYDEVDKLIGVFGTREGLPNDPDSIYLKPPKPRLHELMLMEANKKTGVLTIPSRLSILTEPINDERGSCFYCNQCNRGCQAYADFSSSSVLVKPAMKTGNLTLINNAMVREVLTDSEGKATGVSYVDKRNVGEYTIKGKVVILAASACESSRLLLNSKSSRFQNGLSNSSGVVGKYLHDSTGAGRGAYVPSLFGRKRYNEDGVGGMHVYSPWWLDNKKLDFPRGYHIEYWGGMSGAPGFGYGFGMENVNGQYPGSNGKVKEAGGYGASLKDDYRHFYGSYVGMSGRGEAIAREDNYCEIDPKVVDKWGIPVLKFNYKWSEHEINQAKHMQDTFEEILTEMGGVLTGEKPGADTNYGLTKPGQIIHEVGTVRMGNDPSKSALNSYCQSHDVKNLFCVDGGAFVSQADKNPTWTILALSMRASDYIIKEIKNGGL from the coding sequence ATGGAAACTTTTCAAATTAAGGAATCGGCGAAGGAATTCGACGTGGTTATTGTAGGGTCAGGAGCTGGTGGAGGAATGGCAGCTTACCAACTTACCAAAGCTGGTGCTAAAGTATGTCTTTTGGAAGCAGGCGGGTATTACGACCCAGCAGATGCCAAATATATTACTCAACTAAAAAATCCATGGGATTCTCCCAGAAGAGGTGCAAGTTCAAAGTTTCGTTCTTTTGGAGACTTTGATGCAGCTTGGGGAGGATGGCAATTAGAAGGAGAGCCCTATACTCAAGAAAAAGACTCTGACTTTTGGTGGTTTAGATCTCGTATGCTTGGAGGAAGAACTAACCACTGGGGTAGAATTTCTTTGCGTTTTGGACCAAAGGACTTCAAACGAAAAAGTATTGATGGACTTGGAGACGATTGGCCTATTTCTTACGAAGATATTGCTCCATATTACGACGAAGTAGATAAATTAATAGGTGTGTTTGGCACGAGAGAAGGTCTGCCAAATGACCCAGATAGTATTTATTTAAAGCCGCCAAAGCCTCGTTTGCACGAGCTTATGTTGATGGAGGCAAATAAGAAAACAGGAGTACTCACTATTCCTTCTAGGTTATCCATACTTACAGAGCCCATTAATGATGAGCGTGGGTCTTGTTTTTATTGCAATCAATGTAATAGAGGATGTCAGGCTTATGCAGATTTTTCGTCTTCTTCGGTTTTGGTAAAACCTGCAATGAAAACAGGAAACCTTACTTTGATCAATAATGCAATGGTAAGAGAGGTTTTGACCGATAGCGAAGGTAAAGCAACTGGAGTCTCTTATGTAGACAAGCGAAATGTAGGAGAATATACCATTAAAGGTAAAGTTGTTATCCTTGCAGCAAGTGCTTGTGAGTCTTCACGTTTGTTGTTGAATTCCAAGTCTAGTAGATTCCAAAATGGACTTTCCAACTCATCAGGAGTAGTAGGGAAATATTTACATGATTCCACTGGAGCAGGTAGAGGGGCCTATGTGCCAAGCCTATTCGGTAGAAAGAGATACAATGAAGATGGGGTAGGAGGAATGCACGTATATTCACCCTGGTGGCTTGATAATAAGAAACTTGACTTTCCTCGTGGTTATCATATTGAATATTGGGGAGGTATGAGCGGAGCCCCTGGTTTTGGATATGGTTTTGGAATGGAAAATGTAAACGGGCAGTATCCGGGTAGTAATGGAAAAGTAAAAGAAGCAGGAGGGTACGGAGCTTCGTTAAAAGACGATTATCGTCATTTTTATGGTTCGTATGTCGGTATGTCTGGTAGAGGTGAAGCGATCGCAAGAGAGGATAACTATTGTGAAATTGATCCTAAAGTAGTTGACAAATGGGGTATTCCTGTGTTGAAGTTCAATTACAAGTGGAGCGAGCACGAAATTAACCAAGCCAAACACATGCAGGATACTTTTGAAGAGATTCTAACTGAAATGGGCGGAGTGCTTACAGGCGAAAAACCTGGTGCAGATACCAATTATGGACTCACAAAACCTGGTCAAATTATACACGAAGTGGGAACTGTGAGAATGGGGAATGACCCTTCTAAGTCAGCACTGAATTCGTATTGTCAATCGCATGATGTGAAAAATCTGTTTTGTGTGGATGGTGGTGCTTTTGTCTCTCAAGCAGATAAAAACCCAACTTGGACAATACTTGCTCTTTCTATGAGGGCATCAGATTATATAATTAAGGAGATCAAAAACGGAGGTTTGTAA
- a CDS encoding DNA polymerase-3 subunit delta', with product MQFSQIPGLTAAKSVLTHSVAKNHVAHAQLFHGLEGSAALSMAIAFATYLNCSNKTESDSCGECASCSKMAKLAHPDVTYLYPTAGGKKVLSENFMAEWREFVAESPFGNISDWLYKINIKQGNFPVEEARKLITDLSLKSYEGGYKIVIIWRVEFFNNAMANALLKLLEEPPKDTILLLTCESTDRLLTTILSRTQRFAIPQFTQNEIAEYLVAKLQMNSERANELAFLAQGNMNKAVSLATTGSGNEHEWFAKWIRYTFAFDVINLVSFADEFDSFGKEKQKSIIEYALTIFREIFLYVSGNENLVKLEAEPLAFVQKFSKVFKFQNLPLIQGLLDESISHIDRNVRAKIIFLDTSLQMARLIK from the coding sequence ATGCAGTTTAGTCAAATCCCAGGCTTAACGGCTGCTAAGTCGGTTCTTACACATTCAGTTGCCAAGAACCACGTTGCTCATGCTCAATTATTTCATGGGCTTGAAGGCTCCGCTGCTCTAAGTATGGCCATCGCTTTTGCTACTTATCTTAATTGTAGCAATAAAACTGAAAGCGACTCGTGCGGTGAATGTGCATCGTGTTCAAAAATGGCAAAACTTGCTCATCCTGATGTTACTTACCTCTATCCAACTGCTGGTGGCAAAAAAGTACTTTCAGAGAACTTCATGGCCGAGTGGAGAGAATTTGTAGCCGAAAGTCCATTTGGAAATATCAGCGACTGGCTTTATAAAATTAACATAAAGCAGGGAAATTTTCCTGTAGAAGAGGCCAGAAAACTTATTACTGACCTTTCGTTGAAGTCGTATGAAGGAGGATATAAAATTGTCATTATATGGAGAGTTGAGTTCTTTAATAATGCAATGGCAAATGCTTTGCTGAAGCTTTTGGAAGAACCACCTAAAGACACGATTTTACTATTAACTTGTGAATCTACCGATAGGCTTTTAACAACTATACTATCTAGAACCCAGCGATTCGCAATACCTCAGTTTACACAAAACGAAATAGCCGAATACCTTGTAGCAAAACTACAAATGAACTCCGAAAGGGCGAATGAACTAGCTTTCTTGGCTCAAGGAAATATGAACAAGGCTGTAAGTCTTGCAACTACAGGATCGGGCAATGAGCACGAATGGTTTGCAAAGTGGATTCGATATACATTTGCCTTTGATGTGATTAATTTGGTCTCTTTCGCAGATGAATTCGATAGTTTTGGAAAAGAAAAGCAGAAAAGCATCATTGAATATGCTTTGACTATTTTTCGTGAGATATTTCTCTATGTAAGTGGGAACGAGAATTTGGTGAAATTAGAGGCCGAGCCATTAGCTTTTGTTCAAAAGTTTTCAAAAGTTTTCAAGTTTCAAAACCTTCCGCTTATTCAAGGTCTATTGGATGAATCAATTTCTCATATTGATAGAAATGTAAGAGCAAAAATTATTTTCCTCGATACTTCCCTCCAAATGGCAAGGTTGATAAAGTAA
- a CDS encoding UDP-N-acetylglucosamine diphosphorylase/glucosamine-1-phosphate N-acetyltransferase, whose translation MNIILFDQASIRENLKPLSLTRPVARLRVGILTIEEKWQKYLSESETTFLVPSYLSSKFKTNYGQENLYIASHLLPSTQLAEQITNLKINEGFVINGEMAIFKSNEKLIYPLQVPIEIAGKDYIEDVTCINQLPDLFLNNGSQIGSDYELVTAGRVSEGIQDEGSRVYNPDNVFLEKGVHMRACTINAENGPVYIGKNAIIQENSLIIGPACIGENAMVAFGAKIRYNTTLGPGTRVGGEVGNTVFLGNANKAHDGFLGNSVIGEWCNLGANTNNSNLKNNYKNVSLYNYGEKDLKDTGEMFCGVFMGDFTKTGISTMINTGSVFGVSSNIYGAGFQAKFVPSFSWGGKAEGYLPYRFDKAIEVINATMARREKSLTNDEVEILKYINENKEPDAV comes from the coding sequence ATGAATATCATACTTTTTGATCAAGCTAGTATAAGGGAGAATTTAAAGCCTTTGAGTTTAACTCGGCCAGTTGCTAGGTTAAGGGTAGGAATCTTAACTATAGAAGAAAAGTGGCAAAAGTATTTGTCTGAAAGTGAGACGACTTTCTTAGTGCCTAGTTACCTCAGTTCCAAATTTAAGACCAATTATGGTCAAGAGAATCTCTATATAGCTTCTCATTTGCTACCATCGACACAATTGGCAGAACAAATTACAAACTTGAAAATCAATGAAGGTTTTGTGATTAATGGAGAGATGGCAATTTTTAAGTCCAACGAAAAACTTATTTATCCTCTTCAAGTACCTATTGAAATCGCCGGAAAAGATTACATAGAAGATGTAACTTGTATTAATCAATTGCCAGACTTATTTCTAAATAATGGCTCCCAGATTGGTTCAGATTATGAATTAGTTACAGCCGGAAGAGTTTCTGAGGGTATTCAAGACGAAGGCTCCAGGGTTTATAATCCAGACAATGTGTTTTTAGAAAAAGGAGTGCACATGAGAGCCTGCACTATAAACGCAGAAAACGGCCCAGTGTACATTGGTAAAAACGCAATCATTCAAGAGAATAGCCTAATAATTGGTCCGGCTTGCATTGGCGAAAACGCTATGGTCGCTTTTGGGGCTAAAATAAGATATAATACAACGCTCGGCCCTGGTACAAGGGTAGGCGGCGAGGTAGGGAATACTGTATTTCTTGGCAATGCCAATAAAGCTCATGATGGTTTCTTAGGGAATTCTGTGATAGGCGAGTGGTGCAACTTGGGAGCAAATACTAACAATAGTAACCTAAAGAACAACTATAAAAATGTCAGTCTCTATAATTATGGAGAAAAGGATTTAAAAGATACTGGCGAGATGTTTTGTGGTGTTTTTATGGGTGATTTTACCAAAACGGGTATTTCTACCATGATCAATACGGGGTCTGTTTTTGGAGTGAGTAGTAATATCTATGGTGCAGGTTTTCAAGCGAAATTTGTTCCTAGTTTCTCATGGGGTGGAAAAGCTGAAGGCTATCTACCTTATCGATTTGATAAAGCAATTGAAGTAATCAATGCGACCATGGCAAGACGAGAGAAAAGTCTTACAAATGACGAGGTTGAGATTTTGAAATATATTAACGAAAACAAAGAACCAGATGCAGTTTAG
- a CDS encoding Subtilase family protein, whose protein sequence is MKKNILSFIFSLLCLTSFGQELKTKFNWHNLDYEKDGLYGMSVERAYEELLKGRKSTQVIVGVIDSGVDIEHEDLKNVIWKNVGEVAGNQKDDDKNGFSDDIEGWDFIGGADGTDVNQEQLESARLMVKYEKLFGDNPKKRTIKKNKEAYNEYKKIGKEIEEKKAEAAQYLPMYENLLENFTASESILKDYLGSESLTSSAIKGIVDGEAELSVRQAKQFWLRMTELGATANDIRDGVEHFKTQVNYNYNLDFNARKIVGDNPDKLEYGGYGNNEVKGPDPMHGTHVAGIIGAERNNELGVKGVADNVKIMVVRTVPGGDERDKDVANSIRYAADNGAQVINMSFGKAYSPEKEWVDDAVKYAIGKGVLFVAAAGNDNLNVDTETHYPTRYYKKGGQADAWITVGALDFKPAPNLPADFSNYGQNTVDVFAPGVAIYSTVPGSKYEEKQGTSMAAPAVAGVAALIKSYFPTLTAVQIKDIIVQSVVDLSDVDVQQPGSDDIVKFGTLSKSGGVVNAYKAIKMAIELTGKQ, encoded by the coding sequence ATGAAAAAAAATATTTTAAGTTTCATCTTTTCGCTTTTATGCCTTACGAGCTTTGGTCAAGAGCTAAAAACAAAATTCAATTGGCATAATCTGGACTACGAAAAAGATGGCTTATATGGCATGAGTGTAGAAAGGGCCTATGAGGAGTTACTCAAGGGAAGGAAGTCTACACAAGTGATAGTAGGTGTCATAGATTCGGGAGTTGATATTGAGCACGAAGATCTCAAAAATGTTATTTGGAAAAATGTTGGGGAAGTAGCTGGAAATCAAAAAGATGATGACAAAAATGGATTTTCGGACGACATAGAAGGTTGGGATTTCATTGGTGGAGCTGATGGTACCGACGTAAATCAGGAGCAACTTGAAAGTGCTAGATTAATGGTAAAGTACGAAAAGCTTTTTGGAGATAACCCTAAGAAACGCACCATAAAAAAAAATAAAGAAGCTTATAACGAATACAAGAAAATAGGAAAGGAGATTGAAGAGAAAAAAGCAGAAGCTGCTCAATATCTTCCTATGTATGAGAACTTGTTGGAAAATTTCACTGCTTCTGAGAGTATTTTGAAAGATTATCTTGGCTCAGAGAGTTTAACTTCTAGTGCAATCAAGGGGATTGTGGACGGTGAAGCAGAATTAAGTGTTCGTCAAGCGAAGCAATTTTGGCTTAGAATGACCGAACTAGGAGCAACTGCAAATGACATAAGAGATGGAGTAGAGCATTTTAAAACTCAGGTGAATTATAATTACAATTTGGATTTTAATGCACGTAAAATAGTTGGTGATAATCCTGATAAGCTAGAATATGGCGGGTACGGTAACAATGAAGTAAAAGGGCCAGACCCAATGCACGGAACGCATGTTGCAGGTATCATAGGTGCAGAACGCAACAATGAATTGGGCGTGAAAGGCGTTGCAGACAATGTTAAAATCATGGTTGTACGTACTGTTCCTGGTGGTGATGAAAGAGATAAAGACGTAGCAAACTCGATTCGTTATGCAGCTGATAATGGTGCTCAAGTTATAAATATGAGTTTTGGAAAAGCATATAGCCCTGAGAAAGAATGGGTTGATGATGCTGTGAAATATGCGATTGGTAAGGGAGTATTATTTGTAGCTGCTGCCGGAAATGATAACCTAAATGTAGATACTGAAACACACTACCCTACTAGATATTATAAAAAAGGAGGACAGGCCGATGCTTGGATTACTGTGGGAGCATTAGATTTCAAACCAGCTCCTAATCTTCCAGCTGATTTTAGTAATTATGGACAAAATACAGTAGATGTATTTGCCCCTGGAGTTGCTATTTATTCTACAGTCCCAGGAAGTAAATATGAAGAAAAACAAGGAACAAGCATGGCAGCACCAGCAGTTGCAGGGGTTGCGGCTTTAATCAAATCATATTTTCCTACACTCACTGCAGTTCAAATCAAAGATATCATTGTTCAGTCGGTGGTTGACTTGAGTGATGTAGATGTGCAACAACCTGGTTCTGATGATATTGTGAAGTTTGGTACATTGTCAAAATCGGGCGGAGTTGTGAATGCATATAAAGCCATAAAAATGGCGATTGAGCTAACAGGAAAGCAATAA
- a CDS encoding acetylornithine deacetylase, translating to MLIDSQLTQDAISLLKKLIATPSFSREESGTAAILEEHFRERNIPYSKQDHNVWARNQFFNKELPTILLNSHHDTVKPNAGYTKNPHEPIEEDGKLYGLGSNDAGGPLVCLIAVFEHYYYRSDLSFNLVLAASAEEEVSGKNGIEALIPNLPKIDLAIVGEPTLLKIAVSEKGLMVIDAEVKGIAGHAAREEGENAIFKAIQDLEWFKNYEYPLVSDSLGKMKQSVTVCSAGTQHNVVPDLFKYTVDVRMTDAYTMEEVLQIIDQNTVASIKPRSTRLKPSGLPKGHYIYGIAENLKIDTYGSPTLSDQALMPFQSIKMGPGDSARSHSADEFIYLDEIKYGIEAYVALLKAIHKHFKNNDLEA from the coding sequence ATGTTAATAGATTCTCAGCTTACTCAAGATGCCATTTCTCTCTTAAAAAAACTTATCGCAACACCTTCTTTCAGTAGAGAAGAAAGTGGTACTGCGGCTATTTTGGAAGAACATTTTAGAGAAAGGAATATTCCATATAGTAAACAGGATCATAATGTGTGGGCGAGAAATCAGTTTTTCAACAAAGAACTTCCTACCATTTTGTTGAATTCGCACCATGACACTGTAAAGCCTAATGCAGGATATACCAAAAATCCACATGAGCCCATTGAAGAGGATGGTAAACTGTACGGACTTGGTAGCAATGATGCTGGAGGTCCTTTAGTTTGCTTGATAGCCGTCTTTGAACATTACTATTACAGAAGCGATTTAAGCTTTAATTTAGTTTTGGCAGCTTCGGCAGAAGAAGAAGTTTCTGGCAAAAACGGAATTGAGGCACTTATTCCTAATCTTCCAAAAATTGATTTGGCAATAGTAGGAGAGCCCACACTTTTAAAAATAGCTGTATCAGAAAAAGGACTCATGGTAATTGATGCCGAAGTAAAAGGTATTGCCGGGCACGCAGCAAGAGAAGAAGGAGAAAATGCAATTTTCAAGGCTATTCAAGATTTAGAATGGTTCAAAAATTATGAATATCCTTTAGTATCTGACAGTTTGGGGAAAATGAAACAATCAGTGACAGTTTGCTCAGCAGGTACACAACACAATGTTGTTCCAGATCTTTTTAAATACACTGTAGATGTTAGGATGACAGATGCATATACAATGGAGGAGGTACTCCAAATTATTGATCAAAATACTGTCGCGAGTATAAAACCAAGATCCACGAGACTCAAGCCATCTGGCCTGCCAAAAGGCCATTACATATATGGTATTGCAGAAAATTTAAAAATCGATACTTACGGCTCACCTACATTATCCGATCAAGCATTGATGCCTTTTCAAAGCATAAAAATGGGGCCAGGCGACTCGGCAAGATCTCACTCTGCCGACGAGTTTATTTATTTAGATGAAATAAAATATGGTATTGAGGCCTATGTAGCGTTATTAAAAGCGATACATAAACATTTCAAAAATAACGATTTAGAAGCCTAG